The following coding sequences lie in one Apium graveolens cultivar Ventura chromosome 3, ASM990537v1, whole genome shotgun sequence genomic window:
- the LOC141715229 gene encoding putative nucleoredoxin 1-1 — protein MARGLRLGIVCSNKKKTKKINSNSNSNHYDDEGKKISKKKKKNDSDVKSPKQKRRRKSLRLNKCTSTVFDESFEIDMVTNKIKRRTHFDSTAYDEYYGLQSHDDGSFRKEILNMPAEPRPVIPPNTLNFSDLLFSEHRDFLVTYNDRDCQVQAKDLEGKVIVLHFVPLIPRKELNSVETASLVDIYNAIHPKGGFEVVFIGIKLAQYSNPEKLLKYYDNTFSTMPWPAIPFFDIKPPEYFTTNFRFRSHWLGTTYPFSVVIDPTGVVLRYGAGTAFCDYGAEAYPFSDQAIDFVKSQDKAALKNHPSITTLLTSPRRDYLINSKNQVVPVHTLEDKVVALYFYIDYDDDDQRQLTKELKMAHEQWAKEGNFEIVLVYIHKTTDSYIPPSEETFRHKFRDMPWLALPFRDPKCLTLQRIFKFPYETYGPWPDPSLLIVGPQGKFFEPCGADVLKDFGIVAYPFTRQRAAQLEAESIRKLDLSMFWDPDASFMQNNGTEVKLSQLVGKRIMVVIEGRAYVSNKFWQKLKARYLQLKDTDNEFEVICICERDGSPSPYGEHVISSCSWLRHPPICLGSNISKLLYRLSFMGKDAGLLAFDRDGRVVRRTVFPSIERGNMVFPFYGGGLEKDALRRLIKRYEWDLYFTC, from the exons ATGGCGAGGGGATTGAGGTTAGGGATTGTTTGTTCTAACAAAAAAAAGACGAAGAAGATTAATAGTAATAGTAATAGTAATCATTATGATGATGAAGGCAAGAAGATAtcgaagaagaagaagaaaaacgATTCTGATGTTAAATCTCCTAAgcaaaaaagaagaagaaaaagtttGAGGTTAAACAAGTGTACTTCAACTGTCTTTGATGAAAGTTTTGAGATTGACATGGTGACAAACAAAATAAAAAGAAGAACACATTTCGATTCAACTGCCTATGATGAGTATTATGGATTACAAAGCCATGATGATGGTTCTTTCAGGAAGGAAATACTCAACATGCCTGCTGAGCCTCGTCCTGTGATTCCTCCCAACACACTTAATTTTTCCGACTTGCTCTTCTCCGAACACAGAGATTTTCTCGTCACGTACAATGACCGCGATTGTCAG GTCCAAGCTAAGGACCTGGAAGGTAAGGTTATTGTCTTACATTTTGTCCCTCTGATTCCTCGGAAAGAATTGAATTCGGTAGAAACTGCATCCTTGGTGGATATATACAATGCAATACACCCTAAGGGTGGTTTTGAGGTGGTTTTCATTGGAATTAAGTTGGCTCAATATTCCAACCCAGAGAAGCTACTCAAGTACTATGACAATACATTTTCTACCATGCCCTGGCCTGCCATCCCGTTCTTTGATATCAAACCCCCTGAGTATTTCACAACAAATTTTAGATTTCGCTCTCATTGGTTGGGTACAACCTATCCATTTTCAGTTGTTATTGATCCTACAGGTGTAGTTTTGAGATATGGGGCAGGTACTGCTTTCTGTGACTATGGAGCGGAGGCTTACCCTTTCTCCGACCAAGCGATAGATTTTGTTAAATCTCAAGACAAAGCAGCCCTAAAAAATCATCCATCCATTACAACACTCCTCACTTCTCCTCGACGTGATTACCTCATTAACTCTAAGAATCAG GTGGTACCTGTTCATACTCTTGAAGATAAGGTGGTAGCGTTGTATTTTTACATTGATTATGATGATGATGATCAACGCCAACTTACAAAAGAATTGAAGATGGCCCATGAACAGTGGGCTAAAGAGGGAAACTTTGAGATTGTGCTTGTTTACATTCATAAAACCACTGATTCTTATATTCCTCCGAGCGAAGAAACATTCCGGCACAAATTCCGTGACATGCCTTGGTTGGCACTCCCATTTAGAGACCCAAAGTGTTTGACTTTGCAGAGGATCTTCAAATTTCCTTATGAAACCTATGGCCCTTGGCCAGATCCTAGTCTTCTGATTGTTGGACCGCAAGGAAAATTCTTTGAGCCGTGTGGTGCTGATGTCTTGAAGGACTTTGGTATTGTAGCATATCCTTTCACCCGCCAAAGAGCTGCTCAGTTAGAAGCTGAATCTATACGGAAGCTGGATCTGAGTATGTTCTGGGATCCTGATGCTTCTTTCATGCAAAATAACGGGACTGAG GTTAAGTTGTCGCAACTTGTGGGGAAGAGAATCATGGTTGTTATTGAGGGTAGGGCTTATGTAAGCAACAAGTTCTGGCAGAAGCTTAAAGCAAGATATCTCCAATTGAAGGACACTGATAATGAGTTTGAGGTGATATGCATCTGTGAAAGAGATGGATCTCCATCTCCATATGGTGAGCATGTTATATCTTCATGCTCCTGGCTGAGGCATCCTCCTATTTGCCTGGGATCAAATATAAGTAAATTGTTATATCGTCTTAGTTTTATGGGCAAAGATGCCGGACTTCTTGCTTTTGATCGTGATGGAAGGGTCGTGAGGAGAACAGTGTTTCCTTCTATTGAAAGAGGGAATATGGTTTTTCCTTTTTATGGTGGTGGTTTAGAAAAGGATGCCTTAAGGAGACTAATTAAGCGATATGAATGGGACCTCTACTTTACGTGCTGA